One region of Parambassis ranga unplaced genomic scaffold, fParRan2.1 scaffold_37_arrow_ctg1, whole genome shotgun sequence genomic DNA includes:
- the LOC114431080 gene encoding dynein heavy chain 7, axonemal-like — MEDSGPSRSFEKAQRRRAAWIRGGSSMYRKPQAQLHKRHMDIQEQLRTIRQQKEEDDTDNMRLNFYIQRGMDLVNVAPLQDTWLETIRGRIPCHLQSFRTTMELLVDEIKDDYLTSIKTIICIYSLTLKSTSLK, encoded by the exons ATGGAAGACAGTGGACCCAGTAGAAGTTTTGAGAAAGCCCAGAGAAGAAGGGCGGCATGGATCCGTGGGGGTTCCAGCATGTACAGAAAGCCTCAGGCACAGCTTCATAAAAGGCATATGGATATCCAAGAACAGCTGAGGACAATCCG ccagcagaaggaggaagacgACACAGATAACATG AGGCTGAACTTCTACATCCAAAGAGGGATGGACCTCGTAAATGTGGctcccctgcaggacacatggCTGGAAACCATTAGAGGAAGGATTCcctgccacctgcagagcttcaggacaacaatggagctgctggtggatgaGATTAAGGATGACTATTTGACCAGCATCAAGACAATAATCTGTATTTATTCACTTACCCTCAAAAGCACGAGTCTTAAATAG